A portion of the Oncorhynchus gorbuscha isolate QuinsamMale2020 ecotype Even-year linkage group LG19, OgorEven_v1.0, whole genome shotgun sequence genome contains these proteins:
- the LOC124005578 gene encoding cysteine and histidine-rich domain-containing protein 1-like, whose product MTLMCYNKGCGQRFDPDDNAGDACTFHPGVPVFHDALKGWSCCTRRTTDFSDFLSIEGCSRGIHNREKPVEPILPEVTSSEGRREKGEELKPRGDPYIIQAPKPLELIHRPSGDEPLVRLQQKVFSSLRQALEKVRLAESRQPHNTDEEEEEVKIGTSCKNGGCSKSFSGPGSNEEKCKHHPGVPNFHEGMKFWSCCRRKTSDFNCFLAQEGCTTGGHLWRKPDKGMKVVPCRFDWHQTGGQVIISIYAKNSLPELSYAEANGTTVIIRVVFEGEKEFEQKINLWGVIDVTSSVVNMMSSKMEISMGKGEPITWARLDLPSPTDTPTEGGNGIGKA is encoded by the exons ATGACGTTGATGTGCTACAACAAAGGTTGCGGACAACGATTTGACCCAGACGACAACGCTGGTG ATGCCTGTACCTTTCACCCTGGCGTGCCTGTTTTTCACGATGCTCTTAAG GGCTGGTCCTGCTGCACGAGACGCACCACGGACTTCTCAGACTTCCTCAGCATAGAG gGCTGCAGCAGAGGTATCCATAACAGAGAGAAGCCAGTGGAGCCGATCCTGCCGGAGGTGACGAgctcagaggggaggagagagaagggggaggagctAAAGCCCCGTGGTGACCCCTATATCATTCAGGCTCCTAAACCACTAGAGCTGATACACAGACCCAG tggtgATGAGCCCCTGGTCCGACTTCAGCAGAAGGTGTTCTCCTCTCTGAGACAGGCTCTGGAGAAAGTCCGGCTGGCAGAGAGCAGGCAGCCTCACAACACAG acgaagaggaggaggaggtgaagattGGCACGTCCTGTAAGAATGGAGGCTGCTCCAAG TCTTTCTCTGGTCCAGGGAGTAACGAGGAGAAGTGTAAACACCACCCTGGAGTCCCTAACTTCCACGAGGG GATGAAGTTCTGGAGCTGCTGTAGGAGGAAGACGTCTGACTTTAACTGTTTCCTGGCCCAGGAGGGCTGCACCACAGGAGGTCACCTCTGGAGGAAACCAGACAAG gGGATGAAGGTGGTACCGTGTAGGTTTGATTGGCACCAGACAGGCGGCCAGGTCATCATCTCGATCTATGCCAAGAACTCTCTACCAGAGCTCAGCTATGCAGAGGCCAACGGCACCAcg GTGATCATCCGTGTGGTCtttgagggagagaaggagtttGAGCAGAAGATCAACTTATGGGGG GTGATCGATGTGACTAGCAGTGTGGTGAACATGATGTCTTCCAAGATGGAGATCTCTATGGGGAAGGGGGAGCCAATCACCTGGGCCCGTCTGGACCTGCCCTCTCCCACAGACACGCCCACTGAGGGGGGGAATGGGATTGGAAAGGCGTAG